A genomic stretch from Anaerolinea thermophila UNI-1 includes:
- a CDS encoding lysylphosphatidylglycerol synthase transmembrane domain-containing protein yields the protein MNTSTQRSDSSFSWFFQWGIGILLTGGAIFILSRIIDLNEFIVVFRSLPLKTLLMVWGIYLVSMVIRAWGWQNLLQRRVGLWRAVLLMNEGYFLNNVLPFRLGEFGRAYLAGKYGKSGTFSAFSTVVVERAYDLAFASFLLLSSLPFAFQMRWAQNAAIALLGVIVAGLVGLYFAAHHREKIEQKIIHLASGSVFVQRWVYPTVHGMLDGFSVLTRFEFFIFSLLGIGFSWFLAIFRDFFVLRALDPSIPFWVTLLAISSSNLGGALPSMAASLGTFEGAATGALSLIGLKPELGLVYALVIHIVHLVSTTIIGGIGISQEGKTIQQLITEIRNSQRSAMNANSD from the coding sequence GTGAATACAAGCACGCAACGCTCTGATTCAAGTTTTTCATGGTTTTTCCAGTGGGGGATAGGTATCCTTCTGACGGGAGGGGCTATCTTTATCCTCTCCAGGATAATTGACCTGAATGAGTTTATTGTTGTCTTTCGTTCCCTCCCTTTGAAAACATTGCTGATGGTGTGGGGGATTTATCTGGTTTCTATGGTCATTCGTGCGTGGGGATGGCAAAATTTGCTCCAGCGGCGGGTTGGCTTATGGCGGGCAGTGTTGCTGATGAATGAGGGATATTTCTTAAATAATGTTTTGCCTTTTCGATTAGGGGAGTTTGGACGGGCTTACCTGGCAGGAAAATATGGAAAATCAGGTACCTTTAGCGCTTTCTCTACGGTAGTTGTTGAACGTGCTTACGATTTGGCTTTTGCCTCTTTTCTATTACTTTCTTCTTTGCCGTTTGCTTTTCAAATGCGATGGGCGCAGAATGCTGCTATAGCCCTTTTAGGTGTAATCGTGGCGGGATTGGTAGGGTTGTATTTCGCTGCCCACCACAGAGAAAAGATTGAACAAAAAATAATACATCTTGCAAGTGGGTCTGTGTTTGTGCAACGGTGGGTTTATCCCACCGTTCATGGAATGCTGGATGGTTTTTCAGTGCTTACGCGTTTTGAATTCTTTATCTTCAGTTTACTTGGGATTGGTTTTTCCTGGTTTCTGGCAATATTCAGGGATTTCTTTGTGCTTCGCGCGTTGGACCCGAGTATCCCCTTTTGGGTTACTTTGCTTGCCATCAGTTCTTCCAACTTGGGCGGTGCATTACCCTCCATGGCAGCCTCCCTTGGAACTTTTGAGGGAGCGGCAACGGGGGCTTTATCTCTGATCGGCTTGAAACCTGAACTGGGATTGGTCTATGCCTTGGTCATTCACATCGTGCATCTTGTTTCCACGACTATCATTGGAGGGATCGGAATTTCTCAGGAAGGGAAGACCATACAACAATTAATTACTGAAATACGCAACTCGCAACGGAGTGCAATGAATGCGAATTCTGATTAG
- the rnhA gene encoding ribonuclease HI, which translates to MKKVIIFTDGACIGNPGPGGYAAILIYGKNKKEITGGFRYTTNNRMELMAAIAALEALKEPCEVILYSDSNYLVENFSSGLVFRWREKGWKRNKKEPVENVDLWTRFIKNCETHRVSLEWVMGHQGIRENERCDFLARQTAKRNDLPADRAFEEGLTRSLEPTLLDCQ; encoded by the coding sequence ATGAAGAAAGTGATTATTTTTACGGATGGGGCGTGTATAGGAAACCCGGGCCCGGGAGGGTATGCGGCGATTTTAATCTATGGGAAAAACAAAAAGGAAATAACCGGAGGTTTCCGCTATACCACGAATAATCGGATGGAACTGATGGCTGCCATAGCAGCATTAGAAGCCCTCAAGGAGCCCTGTGAGGTTATTTTATACTCGGATTCAAACTACCTGGTTGAGAATTTTTCTTCCGGGTTGGTGTTTCGCTGGCGTGAGAAAGGGTGGAAACGGAATAAAAAAGAGCCTGTAGAAAACGTCGATTTATGGACGAGGTTTATAAAAAATTGTGAGACTCATAGAGTTTCATTAGAATGGGTCATGGGACATCAGGGTATTCGGGAAAATGAGCGGTGTGATTTCCTAGCCCGTCAAACAGCAAAAAGGAACGATTTACCCGCGGATAGGGCTTTTGAAGAGGGCTTAACCAGGTCACTTGAACCCACATTGTTAGATTGCCAGTAA
- a CDS encoding ArnT family glycosyltransferase, with amino-acid sequence MMEEPSVWDYVKAKVQFWKKTDIDFSFQEVSEVSGLPEGEKESHKGVAISSLPWLSLLPFVVLLVGQFFLEPPDRLPLLGGVFYFIGGVLIVFAVRFGFLKVPVVLQDSERMEKVEIRWNWLVVAGIGMVISFVLFGGNRFNTLNLFTWIFAIVSLLIALFPQNTFPKIFLWFKTARKWMRYPEINLSVTFWGVVLVLTLLLVGYFRFASLNQLPAEMVSDHAEKLYDVRDVLNGQYKIFFERNTGREAFQFYWTALIAQVFHTGISFMSLKIGTVLVGLITLYYMARLGNLLGGKWLALFVLIFAGVAYWPNIISRIGLRFPLYPFCVAPVMYYLIRGLKLRNQYDFIWAGIALGIGLHGYTSSRIVPFLVVLAFFIYTFHLHTKMERIQSIYWLAIVGVVSFFIFLPLFRYALENPGMFAYRALTRVGDAERALPGPVFEIFTNNLWRALTMFFWSNGNVWVHSIPDRPALDPVSAALFFTGILILAIRYVQKRDWVDLFLLLSIPVLLMPSVLSLAFPDENPNLNRTAGAYVPVFLIVAIGFDSLIRGILGGLSEKSAFRGASIIGAIIILMTTMFNYELFFIQYDRLYRQSAWNTSEMGQIMQGFARITGSPDTVYVVGYPYWVDTRLVGINAGFVERNPEIFRDRFSETLSDPRAKLFMLNPVDIESLEALRNLYPQGKASWYDSPVEGKDFVLFMVPAVQDQLP; translated from the coding sequence ATGATGGAAGAGCCGAGTGTTTGGGATTATGTAAAAGCAAAGGTTCAGTTCTGGAAGAAAACAGATATTGACTTTTCATTTCAAGAGGTTTCAGAGGTATCTGGCCTACCTGAGGGAGAGAAAGAAAGTCACAAAGGAGTTGCCATTTCTTCTCTTCCATGGCTTTCCCTGCTTCCATTTGTGGTCTTATTGGTAGGGCAATTTTTCCTGGAACCACCGGATCGTTTGCCTTTATTGGGCGGGGTGTTCTACTTTATTGGGGGGGTGTTAATTGTTTTTGCAGTTCGTTTTGGATTTCTGAAGGTACCTGTTGTCTTGCAAGACAGTGAGCGGATGGAAAAGGTGGAGATCCGCTGGAACTGGCTGGTAGTGGCAGGAATTGGAATGGTAATTTCTTTTGTTCTCTTTGGGGGAAATCGTTTCAATACCTTGAACCTTTTTACATGGATTTTCGCGATTGTTTCCCTGTTGATCGCATTATTTCCTCAAAACACTTTTCCGAAAATTTTTTTGTGGTTTAAGACTGCTAGAAAATGGATGCGCTATCCCGAGATTAATCTTTCAGTAACTTTTTGGGGGGTTGTTTTAGTTCTTACACTGCTACTTGTCGGCTATTTTCGATTTGCAAGTCTCAATCAACTTCCGGCAGAGATGGTTTCGGATCATGCTGAGAAATTATACGATGTGAGAGATGTCTTAAATGGTCAGTATAAGATCTTCTTTGAACGTAATACGGGACGAGAAGCATTTCAATTTTATTGGACTGCACTCATTGCTCAGGTTTTCCATACGGGCATCTCTTTTATGAGCCTGAAGATTGGAACTGTCCTGGTTGGATTGATTACTTTGTATTACATGGCGCGCTTGGGAAATTTGCTGGGGGGAAAATGGCTTGCTCTGTTTGTCTTGATCTTTGCTGGTGTGGCTTATTGGCCGAATATTATCTCGCGGATTGGGTTGAGGTTTCCCCTGTATCCTTTCTGCGTAGCGCCGGTAATGTATTATCTAATCCGTGGCTTGAAACTGCGTAATCAGTATGATTTCATTTGGGCTGGGATTGCGCTCGGGATTGGTTTGCATGGATATACTTCAAGCCGCATTGTACCTTTCCTGGTTGTTCTGGCATTTTTCATTTACACTTTTCACCTGCACACAAAAATGGAGCGTATCCAATCAATTTACTGGTTGGCAATTGTGGGAGTTGTTTCCTTTTTCATTTTCTTGCCATTGTTTCGGTATGCTCTGGAAAATCCCGGCATGTTTGCTTATCGAGCATTGACGCGGGTCGGAGATGCAGAGAGAGCGCTGCCTGGTCCGGTGTTTGAGATTTTTACGAATAATCTCTGGAGAGCCTTGACTATGTTTTTCTGGAGCAATGGAAATGTTTGGGTACATTCCATTCCTGACCGACCAGCCCTGGACCCGGTTTCGGCTGCTTTATTCTTCACAGGTATTTTGATCTTGGCCATTCGTTACGTTCAAAAAAGAGATTGGGTAGATTTATTCCTGCTTCTGTCTATTCCGGTTTTGTTGATGCCTTCGGTTTTGTCTCTTGCATTTCCCGATGAAAATCCTAACCTGAACAGAACAGCGGGGGCTTATGTGCCCGTGTTCTTGATTGTGGCTATTGGATTTGATTCGCTCATAAGGGGGATATTGGGAGGATTGTCAGAAAAGTCTGCCTTCAGAGGGGCGAGTATCATCGGTGCAATCATCATTTTGATGACAACAATGTTTAACTACGAATTGTTTTTTATTCAGTATGACCGCCTTTATCGGCAATCTGCGTGGAACACCAGCGAGATGGGGCAAATCATGCAGGGATTTGCACGAATTACGGGATCCCCGGATACGGTATATGTCGTTGGGTATCCATATTGGGTAGATACCCGTTTGGTGGGAATCAATGCTGGCTTTGTTGAACGAAACCCAGAGATTTTCAGGGACCGTTTTTCTGAAACACTTTCAGACCCTCGAGCGAAGTTGTTTATGCTCAATCCGGTGGATATTGAGTCTTTAGAGGCTCTAAGGAATCTGTATCCTCAGGGAAAGGCATCCTGGTACGATTCACCGGTAGAAGGGAAGGATTTTGTCCTTTTCATGGTTCCGGCTGTTCAAGATCAATTACCGTAA
- a CDS encoding class I SAM-dependent methyltransferase, whose amino-acid sequence MNEERNEQILWRHLNSLPYFRAMVRAIEDRFYQGLELPRPILDLGSGDGHFTSVTFSQPLDVGVDPWWGPLLESKKYHVYRLLIQGDGGRLPFPSQAFSSVISNSVLEHIPHVDEVVKEISRILRPGGKFVFCVPNHRFPESVLGKQVLSRLGFSAWADGYSRFFNRISRHYHCDSVEVWDQRLSSAGFVIEKSWDYFSPKALHKMEIGHALGLPALFWKKIAGRWILLPQKWNLWFAYLIARESFSSPYSPDGVYSFYITRKVD is encoded by the coding sequence ATGAATGAGGAAAGGAATGAGCAAATTCTTTGGCGTCACTTGAATAGCCTGCCCTATTTTCGTGCAATGGTCAGGGCAATTGAAGATCGTTTTTATCAGGGCTTGGAACTTCCCCGTCCTATTCTTGATCTGGGGAGTGGCGATGGACATTTTACTTCTGTTACTTTCTCCCAACCTCTGGATGTAGGAGTGGACCCCTGGTGGGGACCACTCCTTGAGTCCAAAAAGTATCATGTGTACCGTTTGCTCATTCAGGGAGACGGCGGAAGATTGCCTTTTCCTTCGCAAGCATTTTCCAGTGTGATTAGCAATTCCGTTTTAGAGCATATTCCCCATGTGGATGAAGTGGTTAAGGAAATTTCCCGGATTCTTCGTCCTGGTGGGAAGTTTGTGTTTTGTGTGCCCAATCATCGTTTTCCCGAGTCTGTCCTTGGAAAACAGGTGTTGAGCCGGCTTGGTTTCTCTGCCTGGGCAGATGGGTACTCTCGTTTCTTTAATCGAATTTCCCGACATTACCATTGCGATTCAGTAGAAGTTTGGGACCAGCGTCTTTCCTCTGCAGGGTTTGTGATTGAAAAATCCTGGGATTACTTTTCGCCCAAGGCTTTGCATAAAATGGAAATTGGGCATGCTTTAGGATTGCCTGCCCTGTTTTGGAAAAAAATTGCCGGGCGTTGGATTCTATTGCCACAAAAATGGAATTTATGGTTTGCTTATCTAATCGCAAGGGAGTCATTTTCCTCCCCGTATTCTCCGGATGGGGTGTACAGTTTCTACATCACTCGAAAAGTTGATTAA
- a CDS encoding DUF2298 domain-containing protein, with protein MDNRYQQSNSSPRRFSWIWDVLLIGILILGAYFRTVGLNWDENTHMHPDERFLTMVATSLEPVKSVTEYFDTEHSTLNPHNRGYGFYVYGTLPMFIVRYIAQWLGQTGYDQIHLVGRQVSAFFDLATILVVFLIAARLYRKPRLALIAALFYALSVLPIQLSHFFKEDTFMTFFATLTVYFAIRVLPLDEQLWEVQETVAVSSDNWRRNWRSAIPFILFGVSLGMAMASKINSAPLALLLPVALLIRYFALPEDQRERVIGVYFRNLIIAGMIAFFTFRVFQPYAFSGPGFFDLSLNPKWLANMKELASQNSGDVDFPPQLQWARRPLWFALQNLVLWGLGVPLGVWAWGSFLIMGWFILKGEWKKHVLLWGWTGVYFVWQSLSATPSMRYLMPIYPMLSIIASWGLFSLWEFFNSRQSIWKGYKVLSVGLGGFVVVATLLWAIAFIQIYRTPFTRVEASRWIYQNVPGPINLQIDTGDGVIVNQPVSFDFGYSLIPNPMKVTVSPQQAGNLISLEIPHVRDRRAEPDVASLVINVYDAESSALLSSGLVTDVFKPEGDPRGKNYTVSLEPSLFLERGRTYFVEFVSVTPGAELELAGPALLVIQTQDRIDRQPLPEPVRAIREGQQFTTGFRPIRSGVLGKVYFHHVLDWEAIPQEKTIKVSIRSNEENPQISSGQITGAFLPSSDYRGEGYWVTLNPPVQLSVDKSYTLEIMLEHGVGQIAIYGSKQAIETSWDDALPLGVDGYSPYDFNSGVYRSDLNFEMYWDDNPDKLQRFLSILDQADYIFISSNRQWGTTIRIPERYPLTTLYYRKLLGCPEVEDLFSCYANAQPGMYRGELGFELVKVFQSEPQLGRIRFNSQFAEEAFSVYDHPKVLIFKKTADYERSKVREILNTVDLSLVVHLTPKQAGKYPGNLLLPADRFNGQQENGTWSELFDRQSWVNRYPILTVLIWYLSLTFLGWVTYPLVRKVFSSLPDRGYPLSRLMGMLLWSYFVWLGGSYKIPVTRTTITGVLVLLIGVGMVLAWLQRKDILQDIREQGKHFLFVEGLFAIFFLFFLFVRLGNPDLWHPWKGGEKPMDFSYFNAVLKSVYFPPYDPWFAGGYINYYYYGFVLVGVPVKWLGIVPSVAYNLVLPTLYGLLALGAFSFTWNALVKIYQKQETNRALPYVYSILGIVFLQVAGNLGALRMIWHGLMRLAAPDTQFLEAGILQKFIWTLQGLGKYLAGASLPYPRGDWYWIPSRAFPSNTGDPITEFPAFTFLYADLHAHLIALPITLLALCWALSVLLRDWDWDASQFFRQFLDFGFTFIVGGLIIGALRPTNTWDFPTYLALGSLALIYSIFRNGNVEWFKTKMPAEMKKGIMALLAVGLLFLFSLVLYTPFAKWYGQGYSEIIPYQGLRTPSWSYLTHWGLFLFLIVSWMGWESIDWMASTPVSALNKLKPYRDLIYAGMVVFIGAVFTLLLMKVHIAWLALPLATWAGVLLLRPDSSRVKKAIFFMIGTAMVLTLFVELFTLRGDINRMNTVFKFYLQAWTLLSLSSAVALGVNHPSVDIKWNSSWRNVWYLLGSVLFASALLFPLIGGMDKIRDRMSPFAPHTLDGMAYMPYSTYNESGVELFLKEDYDAIVWMQENVSGTPVIVEGHVPEYRWGNRYAIYTGLPAVVGWNWHQRQQRALTPESWVTDRVKAVADFYTLPDQQFAQEFLQKYHVRYIIVGGLERAIYPPEGLQKFEHFNGVLWDEVYRNGQTVIYKVRN; from the coding sequence ATGGATAATCGCTACCAACAATCCAATTCATCTCCTCGTCGTTTTTCTTGGATCTGGGATGTTCTATTGATTGGAATCCTGATCTTGGGTGCGTATTTCCGTACCGTAGGTTTGAATTGGGACGAAAATACCCATATGCACCCGGATGAGCGGTTTCTCACCATGGTAGCGACTTCTTTGGAGCCGGTCAAAAGCGTTACAGAATATTTTGATACAGAGCACTCCACGCTTAATCCTCATAACCGCGGTTATGGGTTTTATGTGTATGGTACTCTTCCCATGTTTATTGTGCGTTATATCGCGCAATGGTTAGGACAAACAGGATATGACCAAATCCATTTGGTTGGCAGGCAGGTTTCAGCCTTTTTTGATCTGGCCACCATTCTTGTTGTGTTCTTGATCGCTGCACGTTTGTATCGAAAACCTCGTCTTGCACTGATTGCGGCTCTGTTTTATGCTTTGTCTGTTCTTCCCATCCAACTATCTCATTTCTTCAAAGAAGATACTTTCATGACCTTCTTTGCAACATTAACCGTATATTTTGCCATTCGGGTGTTACCTCTGGATGAGCAACTATGGGAAGTTCAGGAGACTGTTGCTGTCTCGAGTGATAATTGGCGGCGAAATTGGCGGAGTGCCATCCCGTTTATCCTCTTCGGGGTATCTCTGGGAATGGCGATGGCTTCGAAAATCAATTCTGCCCCATTAGCCTTGCTGTTGCCCGTCGCTCTGTTAATTCGATATTTTGCCCTTCCTGAAGACCAAAGGGAGCGAGTGATCGGGGTTTATTTCAGGAATCTCATTATTGCGGGAATGATTGCCTTCTTTACGTTCAGAGTCTTCCAGCCCTATGCTTTTTCAGGTCCTGGCTTTTTTGATTTATCGCTCAATCCAAAATGGTTGGCAAACATGAAAGAACTTGCCAGCCAAAACAGCGGGGATGTCGATTTTCCACCCCAACTTCAATGGGCGCGCAGACCGTTGTGGTTTGCTTTACAAAATTTGGTGCTTTGGGGATTGGGCGTGCCTTTGGGGGTATGGGCATGGGGGAGTTTCCTCATTATGGGCTGGTTTATTCTCAAGGGGGAGTGGAAGAAGCATGTGCTTTTGTGGGGATGGACCGGGGTTTATTTTGTGTGGCAGTCTCTGAGTGCAACGCCTTCCATGAGGTACCTGATGCCAATTTATCCCATGCTCAGCATTATTGCCTCGTGGGGATTATTCTCGTTATGGGAGTTTTTCAACTCTCGTCAATCGATTTGGAAAGGTTATAAGGTTTTATCTGTTGGGTTAGGCGGATTTGTTGTAGTAGCCACACTTTTATGGGCCATTGCGTTTATTCAAATTTACCGTACGCCTTTCACTCGGGTAGAAGCCAGTCGCTGGATTTATCAAAATGTGCCCGGCCCCATTAATCTTCAAATTGACACCGGGGATGGTGTGATTGTCAACCAACCTGTGAGTTTTGACTTTGGGTATTCTCTGATACCCAACCCAATGAAGGTGACTGTGAGTCCTCAGCAGGCTGGCAATTTGATTTCTCTGGAAATTCCGCATGTGAGAGACCGCAGAGCAGAACCTGATGTTGCGTCTCTTGTAATCAACGTCTACGATGCGGAAAGCAGCGCGCTTTTATCTTCCGGTTTGGTGACGGATGTGTTTAAGCCAGAAGGGGATCCAAGGGGGAAAAACTATACAGTTTCTCTGGAACCTTCTCTGTTTCTGGAAAGAGGTCGTACATATTTTGTTGAGTTTGTTTCTGTTACCCCAGGGGCTGAATTGGAATTGGCCGGACCAGCGCTTCTGGTCATCCAAACCCAAGATAGGATTGATCGCCAACCTTTGCCTGAACCGGTTCGAGCCATACGCGAAGGGCAACAATTTACCACAGGGTTTCGTCCGATTAGGAGCGGGGTTCTTGGAAAAGTCTATTTCCATCATGTTTTGGATTGGGAGGCAATTCCGCAAGAAAAGACGATAAAAGTCAGTATCCGCTCCAATGAAGAGAATCCTCAAATTTCAAGCGGGCAAATAACAGGAGCATTTTTACCTTCTTCGGATTACAGAGGTGAGGGGTATTGGGTTACCCTTAATCCACCTGTGCAGTTATCGGTAGATAAAAGTTACACACTGGAAATTATGCTTGAACATGGGGTGGGCCAGATTGCTATTTACGGGAGCAAACAGGCCATTGAAACTTCCTGGGATGATGCCTTACCTTTAGGCGTGGATGGTTATAGCCCCTATGATTTTAACTCTGGGGTCTATCGGAGCGATTTGAATTTTGAAATGTACTGGGATGATAATCCCGATAAATTACAGCGTTTTCTCTCAATTCTTGATCAAGCAGACTATATTTTCATCAGTTCTAATCGCCAGTGGGGAACAACTATTCGTATCCCTGAGCGATATCCACTCACCACCTTATACTATCGCAAACTATTGGGTTGCCCCGAAGTCGAGGATCTGTTTTCATGCTATGCAAATGCTCAGCCCGGGATGTATCGTGGCGAATTGGGCTTTGAACTGGTTAAGGTATTTCAGTCAGAACCTCAACTGGGAAGAATCAGATTTAACTCACAATTTGCTGAAGAGGCTTTCTCAGTTTATGATCATCCAAAGGTCTTAATCTTCAAAAAAACTGCTGACTACGAAAGATCAAAAGTTAGAGAGATTCTCAACACCGTAGATTTGTCGCTGGTCGTTCATCTTACACCCAAACAAGCAGGAAAATATCCGGGGAATCTGTTATTGCCGGCCGATCGCTTCAATGGTCAGCAAGAAAACGGCACCTGGAGCGAATTATTTGACCGTCAATCGTGGGTAAATCGGTATCCTATTCTCACAGTTCTGATTTGGTACTTAAGCCTTACTTTTTTGGGCTGGGTAACTTATCCTCTGGTAAGAAAAGTTTTCAGTAGCCTGCCGGATAGGGGATATCCTTTATCTCGCTTGATGGGGATGCTATTATGGTCTTATTTCGTGTGGTTGGGAGGGAGTTATAAGATTCCTGTAACCAGGACTACCATCACTGGGGTGCTGGTTTTGCTGATTGGTGTAGGAATGGTGCTGGCCTGGCTTCAACGAAAAGATATTCTTCAGGATATTCGTGAACAAGGAAAACATTTTCTGTTCGTTGAAGGTTTGTTTGCCATTTTCTTTCTCTTCTTTCTCTTTGTTCGTCTAGGGAATCCTGATTTGTGGCATCCCTGGAAGGGGGGAGAGAAGCCCATGGATTTTTCCTATTTCAATGCGGTTTTGAAAAGTGTATACTTTCCCCCTTATGACCCCTGGTTTGCTGGTGGGTATATTAATTACTACTATTATGGCTTTGTGCTGGTAGGGGTACCTGTCAAGTGGTTGGGTATTGTCCCTTCAGTAGCATACAATTTGGTTTTGCCCACGTTGTACGGCTTGTTGGCATTGGGTGCTTTCAGTTTCACATGGAATGCATTGGTTAAAATTTATCAAAAACAAGAAACAAATAGAGCCTTACCGTATGTTTACTCCATTTTAGGGATTGTATTCCTGCAAGTAGCGGGAAATTTAGGTGCTTTGCGGATGATATGGCATGGGTTAATGAGACTTGCTGCTCCGGATACTCAATTTCTGGAGGCGGGAATTCTCCAGAAGTTTATCTGGACGTTGCAAGGATTGGGAAAATATCTTGCTGGTGCTTCTCTCCCCTATCCTCGTGGAGATTGGTACTGGATCCCCAGCCGTGCTTTCCCGTCTAATACTGGAGATCCCATCACCGAGTTTCCTGCATTTACCTTCCTGTATGCAGATTTACATGCACATCTAATTGCTTTGCCGATCACCTTACTGGCGTTGTGTTGGGCTTTATCTGTTTTATTAAGAGATTGGGATTGGGATGCAAGTCAATTCTTCCGACAGTTTCTTGACTTTGGTTTCACTTTTATAGTTGGGGGATTAATTATTGGAGCGCTGAGGCCAACCAACACTTGGGATTTCCCAACCTATTTGGCACTGGGAAGCCTGGCGCTGATTTACAGCATATTCAGAAACGGAAATGTTGAGTGGTTTAAGACAAAGATGCCGGCTGAAATGAAAAAGGGAATAATGGCCCTTTTGGCAGTTGGGCTTCTGTTCCTCTTTTCTTTGGTTTTGTACACCCCATTTGCCAAATGGTACGGACAGGGGTATAGCGAAATTATCCCTTATCAGGGGTTGCGTACACCTTCCTGGTCATATCTAACTCACTGGGGGTTATTCCTTTTCCTGATTGTTTCCTGGATGGGGTGGGAAAGTATTGATTGGATGGCTTCTACGCCTGTTTCTGCCCTGAATAAACTGAAACCTTATCGAGATTTGATTTATGCCGGGATGGTTGTATTCATTGGGGCAGTTTTTACCTTGCTCTTGATGAAAGTGCACATTGCCTGGCTTGCATTGCCTCTTGCTACTTGGGCAGGGGTACTACTCCTGCGTCCTGATTCATCCAGGGTGAAAAAAGCCATTTTCTTCATGATTGGTACAGCCATGGTATTGACCCTCTTTGTAGAGTTGTTTACGTTGAGGGGAGATATCAATCGCATGAACACGGTTTTCAAGTTTTATCTTCAAGCCTGGACATTGCTTTCGTTGTCTTCCGCGGTTGCTCTGGGCGTGAACCATCCATCTGTGGATATAAAGTGGAATTCTTCCTGGAGAAATGTCTGGTACCTTCTTGGCTCAGTATTATTTGCCAGTGCGTTGCTCTTCCCGTTGATAGGAGGAATGGACAAAATCAGAGACCGAATGAGCCCATTTGCTCCTCATACGCTGGATGGCATGGCATACATGCCTTACAGTACTTATAACGAGAGCGGCGTAGAATTATTTTTGAAAGAAGATTATGATGCTATTGTTTGGATGCAAGAAAACGTTTCTGGAACTCCAGTTATTGTGGAAGGACATGTGCCAGAATATCGTTGGGGAAACCGATATGCCATTTATACGGGGTTGCCTGCTGTTGTAGGTTGGAACTGGCATCAACGTCAGCAACGTGCACTTACCCCTGAATCGTGGGTAACCGACCGAGTAAAAGCTGTTGCTGACTTTTATACTCTCCCTGACCAGCAATTTGCCCAGGAATTTCTCCAAAAATATCATGTGCGATATATTATCGTGGGAGGTTTGGAAAGGGCGATCTATCCACCAGAAGGCCTGCAAAAATTTGAGCATTTTAACGGGGTTCTGTGGGATGAAGTATACCGAAATGGGCAAACGGTGATTTACAAGGTTCGGAACTAA
- a CDS encoding glycosyltransferase family 4 protein, producing MRILISLTYYRPHYSGLTIYTERLAKALVSRGHEVTVLTSRFHADLPTEEYRDGVRIVRSSVAFRLSKGVIMPSMPFKGWNLIRQADVINVHVPQMDAAYLAVMARILGKKVVMTYHCDLLLPRGFIHRMANWGSTLANEVSARASHLIVTNTQDYALHSAFLKRHLSKVRPVLPPIEMPVVQNGEIEQFRDKYRIKPEEKIIGISARMATEKGVEYLVQAMPMILERFPHARVLYNGQYENVLGEEEYFKRLMPQIQALGDRWTFLGIIPPVEQAAFFSVCDVTVLPSINSTESYGMVQVESMFCGTPVVASDLPGVRHAVQTSGMGTVVPPRNAKALAEAIIQILETPANYCGNIPEIKTRYASDTIASQYEAIFRELLEQGGSSK from the coding sequence ATGCGAATTCTGATTAGCCTGACTTATTATCGTCCTCATTATTCTGGCTTAACAATTTACACTGAGCGTCTGGCAAAGGCTCTGGTATCCAGAGGTCATGAAGTAACAGTATTGACTTCACGTTTTCATGCCGACTTACCGACAGAAGAATATCGTGATGGAGTCAGAATCGTACGTTCTTCGGTGGCTTTCCGTTTGAGCAAGGGTGTTATTATGCCAAGTATGCCCTTCAAGGGATGGAATCTAATCCGCCAAGCGGATGTGATTAATGTGCACGTCCCTCAAATGGATGCCGCGTATCTGGCGGTGATGGCTCGTATTCTGGGGAAGAAGGTAGTCATGACCTATCATTGTGACCTTCTTTTACCTCGAGGCTTTATTCATCGCATGGCAAATTGGGGTTCAACGCTTGCGAATGAGGTTTCGGCGCGAGCCTCTCATTTGATTGTGACGAATACTCAGGATTATGCTTTGCATTCCGCGTTTCTGAAGAGACATCTCAGCAAAGTGCGTCCTGTTCTTCCACCCATTGAAATGCCTGTGGTGCAGAATGGAGAGATAGAACAGTTTCGTGATAAATATCGCATTAAGCCTGAAGAAAAAATTATTGGCATCAGTGCCCGCATGGCAACCGAGAAGGGAGTGGAGTATTTGGTGCAGGCGATGCCCATGATTCTGGAACGTTTCCCGCATGCCCGTGTCTTGTATAACGGACAGTACGAAAACGTTTTGGGGGAAGAGGAATATTTTAAACGCCTCATGCCCCAAATTCAGGCATTAGGGGATCGCTGGACTTTTCTTGGCATTATTCCTCCCGTTGAACAGGCGGCGTTTTTCTCGGTATGTGACGTTACAGTATTGCCCAGTATTAATTCGACGGAATCCTATGGAATGGTTCAGGTCGAGTCGATGTTTTGTGGGACTCCTGTAGTTGCCAGTGATCTTCCAGGAGTGCGACATGCTGTCCAGACCAGTGGCATGGGAACAGTGGTTCCGCCGAGAAATGCAAAAGCGCTTGCAGAAGCCATTATTCAAATCCTGGAGACGCCTGCGAACTATTGCGGAAATATTCCTGAGATTAAAACTCGTTATGCCTCTGATACAATTGCCAGTCAGTACGAAGCCATTTTCCGTGAGTTATTGGAGCAGGGAGGTTCCTCCAAATGA